In a genomic window of Stakelama saccharophila:
- a CDS encoding exo-beta-N-acetylmuramidase NamZ family protein, translating to MQFGIDRLLAEAALRKSLDGRRVGLLAHPASVTADLTHTLDALVGAGVNVTAAFGPQHGLRGDKQDNMVESPDFDDSVHGIPVFSLYGEVRRPTAASMETFDVLLVDLQDLGCRIYTFITTLLYVLEAAAAHGKEVWVLDRPNPVGRPVEGLTLRPGWESFVGAGPMPMRHGLTLGEMGRWFIAQYDLDLDYRVIEMIGWEPEAAPGYGWPADRLWINPSPNAPNLAMARAYAGTVMLEGTSLSEGRGTTRPLELFGAPDVDARAIIAEMRDLAPQWLQGCILRDCWFEPTFHKHVGTLCSGVHIHAEGPAYRQDAFRPWRLQALAFKAVRRLYGDYPLWRDFPYEYAFGKLPIDVINGGPSLREWVDDPEAAPPDLDALTQPDEAAWEDARRPHLSY from the coding sequence ATGCAATTCGGTATCGATCGCCTGCTTGCCGAGGCCGCGCTTCGCAAGTCGCTGGACGGCCGACGGGTCGGCCTGCTCGCCCATCCCGCCTCGGTCACGGCGGACCTCACCCACACGCTGGACGCCTTGGTCGGAGCCGGGGTGAACGTGACCGCCGCCTTCGGGCCGCAGCACGGACTTCGCGGCGACAAGCAGGACAATATGGTCGAATCGCCGGACTTCGACGATTCGGTCCACGGTATTCCGGTCTTCAGCCTGTACGGTGAGGTGCGCCGTCCCACCGCCGCGTCGATGGAGACATTCGACGTGCTGCTCGTGGACCTTCAGGATCTCGGCTGCCGTATCTATACCTTCATCACGACATTGCTCTACGTGCTGGAGGCGGCGGCTGCGCACGGCAAAGAGGTCTGGGTGCTGGACCGTCCGAATCCGGTCGGTCGGCCGGTCGAGGGGCTGACGCTGCGCCCCGGCTGGGAAAGTTTCGTCGGGGCGGGACCGATGCCGATGCGGCACGGGCTGACGCTGGGCGAAATGGGGCGGTGGTTCATCGCGCAATATGATCTCGACCTGGACTACCGGGTTATCGAGATGATCGGCTGGGAACCGGAGGCGGCGCCGGGATATGGCTGGCCGGCCGACCGGCTGTGGATCAACCCCAGTCCCAATGCGCCCAATCTGGCCATGGCGCGCGCTTATGCCGGCACGGTGATGCTGGAGGGCACCAGCCTGTCGGAGGGAAGGGGCACCACCCGCCCGCTCGAACTGTTCGGCGCGCCCGACGTGGATGCGCGCGCGATCATCGCCGAAATGCGCGATCTGGCTCCGCAATGGTTGCAGGGGTGCATTCTCCGCGACTGCTGGTTCGAGCCGACCTTTCACAAGCATGTCGGCACCTTGTGCAGTGGTGTTCACATTCATGCCGAAGGGCCGGCCTATCGTCAGGATGCCTTTCGGCCGTGGCGGCTGCAGGCGCTGGCGTTCAAGGCTGTCCGGCGACTGTACGGCGACTATCCGCTTTGGCGCGACTTTCCCTATGAATACGCATTCGGCAAATTGCCGATCGACGTGATCAACGGCGGCCCATCGCTGCGCGAGTGGGTGGACGATCCGGAGGCGGCCCCGCCGGACCTGGACGCGTTGACGCAGCCGGATGAAGCGGCATGGGAAGACGCCCGGCGACCGCATCTCAGCTACTGA
- a CDS encoding DOMON-like domain-containing protein, which produces MKTSLLCHRAAPQSTLTRIEVTVAPPRGDCIGLSFRAVGDVDAIRWPGDRDCGDGPWHRGDRLWESTCFEAFLRRAGGAGYREINLATSGCWAAYAFEGYREGMAEADDIRMLGGKWRIRDGRAELHVLLGLPPGFRREPLSLGLSAVMKGVDGGTSYWALAHPRERPDFHDPACFALELPAAG; this is translated from the coding sequence TTGAAGACGTCACTGCTCTGCCACCGCGCTGCGCCGCAATCGACACTGACGAGGATCGAGGTGACAGTGGCGCCGCCGCGCGGTGATTGCATCGGGCTGAGCTTTCGTGCCGTCGGCGATGTCGATGCGATCCGCTGGCCCGGCGATCGCGACTGCGGTGACGGACCCTGGCATCGCGGCGACCGGTTATGGGAGAGCACCTGTTTTGAGGCGTTCTTGCGCCGGGCAGGCGGAGCCGGCTACCGCGAGATCAATCTCGCGACGTCCGGTTGTTGGGCGGCATATGCTTTCGAAGGGTATCGCGAAGGAATGGCCGAGGCGGACGACATCCGCATGCTAGGAGGGAAATGGCGCATTCGCGACGGCCGGGCGGAACTGCACGTGCTGCTGGGCCTGCCGCCGGGCTTTCGGCGCGAACCGCTCTCTCTTGGCCTGTCGGCGGTGATGAAGGGGGTGGACGGCGGCACATCCTACTGGGCGCTGGCGCATCCTCGGGAACGACCCGATTTTCACGATCCCGCTTGCTTCGCGCTCGAACTCCCGGCAGCAGGTTGA
- the tyrS gene encoding tyrosine--tRNA ligase, translating into MTEYKSDLLTLLASRGYIHQLTDAQGLDALAAERIVPGYIGFDPTAPSLHVGSLVQIMLLRRLQQAGHKPIVLMGGGTGKIGDPSFKDEARQLLTDDVIAANAASIKTVFERFLTFGDGPTDAVMLDNAEWLDRLEYIPFLRDIGRHFSVNRMLSFDSVKLRLDREQSLSFLEFNYMILQAYDFLELSRRHGCHLQMGGSDQWGNIVNGIELSRRVDGAEVYGVTTPLITTADGGKMGKTMAGAVWLNEDRLPAYDYWQFWRNTDDRDVGRFLRLFTDLPLDEIARLEQLEGAEINEAKKALADAATAMCRGEDAARLAGETARKTFEEGASGEALPRLQVSGTIGIVDALTELGLCASRGEARRLIKGGGARADGEKVADEAAQVHVANGEIRISAGKKKHGLLVPAQTP; encoded by the coding sequence ATGACCGAATACAAATCCGATTTGCTCACCCTGCTCGCGTCACGCGGCTATATCCATCAACTGACCGATGCGCAGGGCCTGGACGCACTCGCGGCCGAACGGATCGTTCCCGGCTATATCGGCTTCGATCCGACCGCACCGTCGCTGCACGTCGGCAGCCTGGTGCAGATCATGCTGCTACGCCGTCTGCAACAGGCGGGGCACAAGCCGATCGTGCTGATGGGCGGCGGAACCGGCAAGATCGGCGATCCCAGCTTCAAGGACGAAGCGCGCCAGTTGCTGACCGACGACGTCATCGCGGCCAATGCCGCCTCGATCAAGACCGTGTTCGAACGGTTCCTGACCTTCGGCGACGGCCCCACCGACGCCGTCATGCTCGACAATGCGGAATGGCTCGACCGTTTGGAATATATTCCCTTTCTGCGGGATATCGGCCGCCATTTCTCGGTGAACCGGATGCTGAGCTTCGATTCGGTGAAGCTGCGCCTTGACCGCGAACAGTCGCTCAGTTTCCTCGAATTCAATTACATGATCCTGCAGGCATATGATTTCCTGGAGCTTTCGCGCCGGCACGGTTGCCATCTGCAGATGGGCGGGTCGGACCAGTGGGGTAATATCGTCAACGGCATAGAATTGTCGCGCCGCGTCGACGGCGCCGAAGTTTATGGCGTCACCACCCCGCTCATCACCACGGCCGACGGCGGCAAGATGGGCAAGACCATGGCAGGCGCCGTCTGGCTGAACGAGGACCGGCTGCCGGCTTATGATTACTGGCAGTTCTGGCGCAACACCGACGACCGCGACGTTGGCCGTTTCCTGCGACTCTTCACCGACCTGCCGCTGGACGAAATCGCGCGCCTGGAGCAACTCGAAGGCGCAGAAATCAACGAGGCGAAGAAGGCGCTCGCCGACGCGGCCACGGCAATGTGCCGGGGCGAGGATGCGGCCCGGCTGGCCGGCGAAACCGCCCGCAAGACCTTCGAGGAAGGCGCGTCGGGAGAGGCCCTTCCACGGCTTCAGGTGTCCGGCACCATCGGTATCGTCGACGCGCTGACCGAGCTTGGCCTTTGCGCATCCAGGGGCGAAGCCCGCCGGCTGATCAAGGGCGGCGGCGCACGGGCCGATGGCGAAAAGGTGGCCGACGAAGCCGCGCAAGTGCATGTGGCGAACGGTGAAATCCGCATTTCCGCCGGCAAGAAGAAGCACGGCCTTCTGGTCCCGGCCCAGACCCCGTAA
- a CDS encoding PilZ domain-containing protein encodes MVDQRAVDRDEVHYRARGFGPDAREHLLLVVNISPHGLMARIDADYEPGQRMRVTLPVVGVTTAEIRWSLGGRMGFHFDTAIDLASYYEMLTRMIEKR; translated from the coding sequence ATGGTCGACCAGCGCGCGGTCGACCGCGACGAAGTGCATTATCGCGCGCGCGGCTTCGGCCCCGATGCCCGCGAACACCTGTTGCTCGTCGTCAACATCTCGCCGCACGGTCTGATGGCGCGTATCGATGCGGACTATGAACCCGGTCAGCGCATGCGCGTCACCCTGCCCGTGGTCGGGGTAACGACGGCCGAGATCCGGTGGTCGCTCGGCGGTCGCATGGGCTTTCACTTCGACACGGCGATCGACCTCGCCAGCTATTACGAAATGCTCACCCGGATGATCGAAAAGCGCTGA
- a CDS encoding 2'-5' RNA ligase family protein: protein MNVAPAPAPIIVTALFGGEDQAFFDQMRAKHFPPERDQLAAHLTLFHHLPPSLSPELDRRLAQVTRGVPAPGARLAGLIDLGRGVAFRIESPGLDDVRAALADAFLPLLTPQDSVGWRPHVTIQNKVAPREARSLKAELERGFRPRDVRLAGLASWSYRGGPWEAIKAYKFA, encoded by the coding sequence TTGAACGTTGCGCCTGCACCCGCGCCGATCATCGTCACCGCGCTGTTCGGCGGTGAGGACCAGGCATTTTTCGACCAGATGCGTGCGAAGCATTTCCCGCCCGAGCGCGACCAGCTTGCCGCGCATCTGACGCTGTTTCACCATTTGCCGCCGTCGCTGTCGCCCGAACTTGACCGGCGCCTTGCCCAGGTGACGCGCGGTGTGCCGGCGCCGGGGGCGAGGCTGGCCGGGCTGATCGACCTCGGACGCGGCGTGGCTTTCCGGATCGAATCGCCCGGACTGGACGATGTGCGCGCCGCCCTGGCCGATGCGTTCCTTCCTCTGCTGACGCCGCAGGACAGCGTGGGATGGCGGCCGCACGTCACGATCCAGAACAAGGTCGCGCCCAGGGAAGCCCGCTCGCTGAAGGCGGAACTGGAGCGGGGATTCCGGCCGCGCGACGTCCGGCTGGCGGGCCTGGCAAGCTGGTCCTATCGCGGCGGTCCATGGGAGGCGATCAAAGCGTATAAGTTTGCTTGA
- a CDS encoding potassium transporter Kup — protein MDPAARPPGQHGHEQALWKLAVGAIGVVFGDIGTSPLYAFRETFAGHHELTLDTAHIMGVISLMFWSMMVVVTLKYVTIIMRADNKGEGGSLALLALVSGRTKSKRWTRGIILLGVFATALFYGDSMITPAVSVLGAVEGLAIAAPPFGDLVVPIAVVILIFLFSIQRSGTSRVGAFFGPIMMLYFGVISVLGIISIVQTPWVLWALLPTHAIEFFFLSPVQAFFALGSVVLAVTGAEALYADMGHFGRQPIRVSWLWFVLPALMCNYMGQGALLIRDGVLALQNPFYLLAPASLQFPLVIVATMAAIIASQAVISGAFSVTQQAIQLGFIPRLRIEHTSAATAGQIYIPLVNWLLMTMVILLVLFFQTSSNLTSAYGIAVTGAMLIDTCLLGVVLLRLWDWKKRYALPLLALFFIVDGAYFAANTTKIPDGGWFPLLIGFIVFTMLTTWAKGRKLMIQRMREAAMPIKIFIQSAANSASRVPGTAVFMTSSPDGVPHALLHNLKHNKVLHERVVLLTVKILDEPYVLDQNRVELDDLGQGFHRMVIRYGFMQDADVPAALKQVHNCGEDFKMMDTSFFLARQTLLPAERPGMMIWREKIFAWMLRNAESAMEFFKLPTNRVVELGSQVEI, from the coding sequence CTGGACCCGGCTGCCCGCCCGCCGGGGCAGCACGGCCATGAGCAAGCGCTTTGGAAGCTCGCAGTCGGAGCCATCGGCGTCGTCTTCGGCGATATCGGCACGTCGCCGCTCTATGCGTTCCGGGAAACCTTCGCCGGCCATCACGAACTGACGCTCGACACGGCCCATATCATGGGCGTCATCAGCCTGATGTTCTGGTCGATGATGGTCGTGGTGACGCTGAAATACGTGACCATCATCATGCGGGCCGACAATAAGGGCGAAGGGGGCAGCCTGGCGCTGCTCGCCCTCGTGTCCGGGCGAACCAAATCCAAGCGATGGACGCGCGGTATCATCCTGCTGGGCGTTTTCGCGACGGCGCTGTTCTATGGCGACTCGATGATCACGCCGGCCGTGTCGGTACTCGGCGCGGTGGAAGGCCTGGCGATCGCGGCGCCGCCCTTCGGCGACCTGGTGGTGCCGATCGCCGTCGTTATCCTGATCTTCCTGTTTTCGATCCAGCGAAGCGGCACTTCGCGCGTGGGCGCCTTTTTCGGGCCGATCATGATGCTGTATTTCGGCGTGATCTCGGTCCTGGGCATCATCAGCATCGTGCAGACGCCGTGGGTGCTGTGGGCGTTGCTGCCCACGCACGCGATCGAATTCTTCTTCCTCAGCCCCGTCCAGGCCTTTTTCGCCCTCGGTTCGGTGGTTCTTGCCGTTACCGGTGCGGAGGCGCTGTACGCGGATATGGGACATTTCGGACGCCAGCCGATCCGTGTCTCGTGGCTCTGGTTCGTGCTGCCCGCGCTGATGTGCAATTATATGGGGCAGGGGGCGCTGCTCATTCGCGACGGCGTGCTGGCGCTGCAGAATCCCTTCTATCTGCTTGCGCCCGCCAGCCTTCAGTTCCCGCTGGTCATCGTGGCGACCATGGCGGCGATCATCGCCAGTCAGGCCGTGATCTCGGGCGCGTTCTCGGTGACGCAGCAGGCGATCCAGCTCGGCTTCATTCCCCGCCTGCGTATCGAGCATACGAGCGCGGCGACGGCCGGCCAGATCTACATTCCGCTAGTCAACTGGCTGCTGATGACCATGGTCATCCTGCTCGTGCTGTTCTTCCAGACGTCGTCCAACCTGACCTCGGCCTACGGCATCGCCGTCACGGGCGCGATGCTGATCGACACCTGTTTGCTGGGCGTCGTGCTGCTGCGTCTGTGGGACTGGAAGAAGCGCTATGCGCTGCCGCTGCTTGCGCTGTTCTTCATCGTCGACGGCGCCTATTTCGCGGCGAACACCACGAAGATCCCGGACGGCGGCTGGTTCCCGCTTCTCATCGGCTTCATCGTCTTCACGATGCTGACGACCTGGGCCAAGGGGCGCAAGCTGATGATCCAGCGGATGCGCGAGGCGGCGATGCCGATCAAGATATTCATCCAGTCGGCGGCGAATTCCGCATCGCGCGTGCCCGGCACCGCGGTGTTCATGACCTCCAGCCCGGACGGGGTGCCGCACGCGCTGCTCCACAACCTCAAGCACAACAAGGTGCTGCACGAACGTGTCGTCCTGTTGACCGTGAAGATTCTCGACGAGCCGTATGTCTTGGACCAAAATCGCGTCGAGCTGGACGATCTCGGCCAGGGATTTCACCGCATGGTGATCCGCTACGGCTTCATGCAGGACGCCGACGTGCCCGCCGCGCTGAAACAGGTTCATAATTGCGGCGAGGATTTCAAGATGATGGACACCAGTTTCTTCCTCGCCCGGCAGACGCTGTTGCCGGCCGAGCGCCCCGGCATGATGATCTGGCGCGAAAAGATCTTCGCCTGGATGCTGCGCAACGCGGAAAGCGCGATGGAATTCTTCAAGCTGCCGACGAACCGCGTCGTCGAGCTGGGCAGCCAGGTAGAGATTTGA
- a CDS encoding Lrp/AsnC family transcriptional regulator, whose amino-acid sequence MDRIDHTILQHLARDARASVSQVATAAGLSQSACTRRIQALEASGRIRGYAARLDHRALGFPVTALVDITLGTQVGEDLAAFERAIAAIDGVVECALVSGAQDYRLKILCRDLDDYERLHREHLGRLPGVLTISSSFVLRTVATRSEADALFAVEPR is encoded by the coding sequence ATGGACCGGATCGATCACACTATATTGCAGCATCTGGCGCGCGATGCCCGCGCCAGCGTCAGCCAGGTCGCGACAGCCGCTGGATTGTCGCAGTCAGCCTGCACACGGCGGATACAGGCGCTGGAGGCATCGGGCCGAATCCGGGGCTATGCTGCCCGGCTGGATCATCGCGCCCTGGGTTTTCCGGTGACGGCGCTGGTCGATATCACCCTTGGCACGCAAGTCGGGGAGGACCTTGCGGCGTTCGAACGCGCCATCGCCGCGATCGACGGGGTTGTGGAATGTGCCTTGGTGTCGGGCGCGCAGGATTACCGGCTCAAGATTCTGTGCCGCGATCTGGACGATTATGAACGCCTGCACCGCGAACATCTCGGGCGGCTGCCCGGCGTGCTTACGATCAGTAGCAGCTTCGTCCTGCGAACGGTCGCCACGCGCAGCGAGGCCGATGCGCTGTTCGCGGTCGAACCGCGCTGA
- the ald gene encoding alanine dehydrogenase: protein MRIGVPKEIKNHEYRVGLTPPSVAELTAAGHDVVVETTAGGGIDFDDQDYVDAGARIAPDATTVFAEADLIVKVKEPQPSEIAMLEPRHTLFTYLHLAASKPLTDGLLKSGATCIAYETVTADRGGLPLLKPMSEVAGRMSVQVGAHYLEKEQGGRGILLGGVPGVAPARVAILGGGISGINAAQMATGLRADVTIYDINNDRLAELDLHFGSQIKTAYASRPAIEAAISRAHLVIGAVLIPGAAAPKLVTRDMLKLMKRGSVLVDIAIDQGGCFETSRPTTHDDPVYEIDGVTHYCVANMPGAVARTSAFALNNVTLPFVLRIAEKGAAQAMREDRHLLNGLNASDERVRHSAVADAFGMAYEPWGGTD from the coding sequence ATGCGTATTGGCGTGCCCAAGGAAATCAAGAATCATGAATACCGTGTCGGTCTGACGCCTCCGTCCGTCGCCGAACTGACGGCCGCGGGCCACGATGTCGTGGTGGAAACCACGGCCGGCGGCGGCATCGATTTCGACGATCAGGATTATGTCGATGCTGGCGCCCGCATCGCCCCCGATGCGACAACCGTCTTTGCCGAGGCCGACCTGATCGTGAAGGTGAAGGAGCCGCAGCCGAGCGAGATCGCCATGCTGGAGCCGCGCCATACGCTGTTCACCTATCTCCACCTCGCCGCCAGCAAGCCGCTGACGGACGGCCTGCTGAAATCCGGCGCCACCTGCATCGCCTATGAGACCGTGACCGCGGATCGCGGCGGTCTGCCGCTGCTCAAGCCGATGTCCGAGGTGGCGGGCCGCATGTCGGTGCAGGTGGGCGCGCACTATCTGGAAAAGGAACAGGGCGGTCGCGGCATTCTGCTCGGCGGCGTGCCGGGCGTGGCCCCTGCCCGCGTCGCCATCCTGGGCGGCGGTATATCCGGCATCAATGCTGCGCAGATGGCGACCGGTCTGCGCGCCGATGTCACGATCTACGACATCAACAATGACCGGCTGGCGGAACTCGACCTTCATTTCGGAAGCCAGATCAAGACTGCTTATGCCTCCAGGCCGGCGATCGAGGCTGCGATTTCGCGGGCGCATCTCGTGATCGGCGCGGTGCTGATCCCCGGCGCGGCGGCGCCCAAGCTCGTCACCCGCGATATGCTGAAGCTGATGAAGCGCGGCAGCGTGCTCGTCGACATCGCCATTGACCAGGGCGGCTGTTTCGAAACGTCCCGCCCCACCACGCATGACGATCCGGTCTACGAAATCGATGGCGTGACGCATTACTGCGTCGCGAATATGCCCGGCGCGGTGGCGCGAACCTCGGCCTTCGCGCTGAACAACGTCACCCTGCCCTTCGTGCTTCGGATCGCCGAAAAGGGTGCGGCACAGGCGATGCGCGAAGACCGCCACTTGCTGAACGGCCTGAACGCCTCCGATGAGAGGGTCCGGCACTCCGCCGTGGCTGACGCCTTCGGCATGGCATATGAGCCCTGGGGCGGAACGGATTGA
- a CDS encoding DUF3072 domain-containing protein, giving the protein MTDDVKSDDQPASNTEKKPEDWTTGDEPMTGAQASYLKTLCEEAGIPFEDGLSKADASRRIDELQARTGRGR; this is encoded by the coding sequence GTGACCGATGATGTGAAATCCGACGACCAACCGGCATCGAACACTGAAAAGAAGCCCGAAGACTGGACCACCGGCGACGAGCCCATGACGGGTGCGCAAGCGTCTTATCTCAAGACCTTGTGCGAAGAAGCCGGCATTCCGTTCGAAGACGGGCTGAGCAAGGCCGATGCATCGCGCCGGATCGACGAATTGCAGGCGAGAACCGGGCGCGGACGCTGA
- a CDS encoding tetratricopeptide repeat protein: MGWLMFLIVGAVSVFLLFVLGVPRLLWSLLGAAIALGGTGYALQGHPFEPGHPVEGEAEIQPIDQGLIDFRHTMFGHFTFANSYLVASDALARSGATDSAVGVVLAGIHRSPRDAALWTWLGMAYSEHDGGFVSPAAEMAFNHAMAIAPQHPGPPFFYGFALARAGRLEDARATWRRALARMPEDSPLRRDVRLRLQLLDGFLSQPAGTQPAM; the protein is encoded by the coding sequence ATGGGCTGGCTGATGTTCCTGATCGTCGGCGCCGTGTCGGTGTTCCTGCTGTTCGTGCTGGGCGTGCCCAGGCTGCTGTGGTCGCTGCTGGGCGCGGCGATTGCGCTGGGCGGGACGGGGTATGCGCTTCAGGGGCATCCGTTCGAGCCCGGACATCCGGTCGAGGGGGAAGCGGAAATACAGCCAATCGACCAGGGACTGATCGACTTTCGCCATACAATGTTCGGGCATTTCACGTTCGCCAACAGCTATCTGGTCGCATCCGATGCGCTCGCACGCAGTGGCGCCACCGATTCGGCAGTGGGGGTGGTCCTCGCCGGCATCCATCGCTCGCCCCGGGATGCTGCTTTATGGACATGGCTCGGCATGGCCTATTCCGAACATGATGGCGGGTTCGTCTCTCCTGCGGCGGAAATGGCCTTCAATCACGCAATGGCCATTGCGCCGCAGCATCCGGGGCCGCCATTCTTCTATGGCTTTGCGCTCGCCCGCGCCGGCAGGTTGGAGGATGCGCGCGCGACGTGGCGCAGGGCGCTTGCCCGCATGCCGGAGGATTCGCCCCTGCGGCGGGACGTCCGGCTGCGACTCCAGCTTCTCGACGGTTTCCTTTCGCAACCGGCCGGGACGCAGCCGGCGATGTAG
- a CDS encoding cytochrome c-type biogenesis protein, with translation MRLAVAALLVLVAAFQPARAETRRPPVDLANTELPDPKAEARAQMLMAELRCVVCQGQSIADSDADMAGDMRALVRRRIAAGESPDAIRDWLIARYGAYITYDPPLDWFTAPLWLAPAFLIIAGAWIARRSFKRRSN, from the coding sequence ATGAGGCTGGCGGTGGCCGCTCTGCTGGTGCTTGTCGCCGCCTTTCAACCGGCGCGCGCGGAAACGCGGCGCCCGCCTGTCGACCTCGCCAACACCGAACTGCCCGATCCGAAGGCGGAGGCGCGCGCGCAGATGCTGATGGCCGAGCTTCGCTGCGTTGTGTGTCAGGGCCAGTCGATCGCGGACAGCGATGCGGACATGGCTGGCGACATGCGCGCGCTCGTCCGGCGCCGCATTGCGGCCGGCGAAAGCCCGGATGCCATTCGCGACTGGCTGATCGCCCGGTACGGCGCCTATATCACCTATGATCCGCCATTGGACTGGTTCACAGCGCCGCTATGGCTGGCGCCCGCGTTTCTGATCATTGCCGGCGCCTGGATCGCCCGGCGAAGTTTCAAACGGCGGTCGAACTGA
- a CDS encoding redoxin family protein translates to MTKFILWLPLALFALLVAVVASGVVQPKDTAIHSQMVDKTLPQFALDPMVNGKPGLSSADYGKGGPRLLNVFASWCLPCIAEAPQLIALEQRGVPIDAIAVRDDPADVRKFLARNGDPYARIGDDARADVQLALGSSGVPETFVIGADGHIVAQHIGAIRPEDIPEIMHLLEKAQ, encoded by the coding sequence ATGACCAAATTCATTCTGTGGCTGCCACTCGCCTTGTTCGCGCTGCTCGTCGCCGTCGTGGCGAGCGGGGTGGTGCAGCCAAAGGACACGGCGATCCATTCGCAGATGGTCGACAAAACACTGCCGCAATTCGCCCTGGACCCGATGGTGAACGGCAAGCCCGGACTGTCGAGCGCGGATTATGGCAAGGGCGGGCCCCGTCTGCTCAATGTCTTCGCGAGCTGGTGCCTGCCCTGTATCGCGGAGGCGCCGCAACTGATAGCGCTCGAACAGCGCGGCGTGCCGATCGACGCCATCGCGGTACGCGATGATCCGGCCGATGTGCGCAAGTTCCTCGCCCGCAACGGCGACCCCTATGCCCGAATCGGCGACGATGCCCGGGCCGACGTGCAACTGGCGCTGGGATCGTCCGGGGTGCCGGAAACTTTCGTGATCGGCGCGGACGGCCATATCGTGGCCCAGCATATCGGCGCCATCCGACCCGAAGACATTCCAGAGATCATGCACCTGTTGGAGAAAGCGCAATGA